A single region of the Bacillota bacterium genome encodes:
- a CDS encoding aromatic ring hydroxylase codes for MAVTVEQVREALKQVKDPELGFDIVNLGLVYDIRIDGGTVYIDMTLTTPACMAGPFIAEEARLVTEALEGVEQAVVRLVWEPRWTEDRMSDELKLMRKLGMF; via the coding sequence GTGGCGGTCACCGTGGAGCAAGTGCGGGAAGCGCTGAAGCAGGTGAAAGATCCCGAGCTCGGGTTCGACATCGTCAACCTGGGGCTCGTCTACGATATCCGCATCGACGGCGGCACGGTCTACATCGACATGACACTCACGACGCCGGCGTGCATGGCGGGGCCGTTTATCGCCGAGGAGGCGCGGCTGGTCACCGAGGCGCTGGAGGGTGTCGAGCAGGCGGTCGTGCGGCTGGTGTGGGAGCCGCGCTGGACCGAGGACCGGATGAGCGACGAACTGAAGCTGATGCGCAAGCTCGGGATGTTTTGA
- a CDS encoding nucleoside recognition protein, whose protein sequence is MAWDWAGVGTLIRDAVAGAVGTVLRLALIVVPLMIAVELLRAYRVLDWLSKRAEPGARLLGLSGEAAFPLVAGAVLGISYGSGLIIDSYREGRLNRRDSVLLTAFLAACHAVFEDTLLFVPLGVNPFLLLGLRLGTALMLTVALAHAWRGRAVPEKADRGEMRQGG, encoded by the coding sequence GTGGCGTGGGATTGGGCCGGCGTGGGCACGTTGATCCGGGACGCTGTCGCCGGAGCCGTGGGCACCGTGCTGCGGCTGGCGCTCATCGTGGTGCCGCTGATGATCGCGGTCGAGCTGCTGCGCGCGTACCGGGTGCTCGATTGGTTGTCGAAGCGGGCCGAGCCGGGCGCCAGGCTGCTGGGGCTGTCGGGCGAAGCCGCGTTCCCGCTGGTCGCGGGCGCGGTGCTGGGGATTTCCTACGGGAGCGGCTTGATCATCGACAGCTACCGGGAAGGCCGCCTGAACCGGCGGGACAGCGTGCTGTTGACCGCGTTTCTCGCCGCGTGCCACGCGGTGTTCGAAGACACCCTCTTGTTCGTGCCGCTGGGCGTCAACCCGTTTCTTCTGCTCGGGTTGCGGTTAGGCACGGCGCTCATGCTCACCGTCGCACTGGCTCACGCGTGGCGGGGCCGGGCGGTTCCGGAGAAGGCGGACCGCGGCGAGATGCGTCAAGGAGGATGA
- a CDS encoding inositol monophosphatase, with the protein MELRGKVTVERKSGHRDLVTEADRRAEAAIRQVLAAAFPDHGILGEETGATPGRDGYRWIVDPLDGTTNYAHGMPLFATSIALERDGQLLVGVVHFPALNETYTAVRGRGAWRNGEPLRVSGETRLENALLVTGFPHDFGPGKANNLDHLEALVPRSRGMRMLGTAATDLVYVASGVFDAYWDLDNAPWDVAAGVLLVEEAGGRVTDMDGGPLDLMNPRILASNGHLHDELLAVLRRGRIA; encoded by the coding sequence ATGGAGCTGCGGGGCAAAGTGACGGTGGAACGCAAGTCCGGCCACCGGGACTTGGTGACCGAGGCGGATCGCCGCGCGGAGGCCGCGATCCGGCAGGTGCTCGCCGCCGCGTTTCCGGACCACGGCATTCTCGGCGAGGAGACGGGCGCCACGCCGGGGCGCGACGGCTACCGCTGGATCGTCGACCCGCTGGATGGCACGACCAATTACGCCCACGGCATGCCGCTGTTCGCGACCTCCATCGCCTTGGAGCGGGACGGCCAGCTGCTGGTGGGCGTCGTGCACTTTCCCGCGCTGAACGAGACGTACACGGCGGTCCGAGGCCGAGGGGCGTGGCGCAACGGCGAGCCGTTGCGGGTGTCCGGCGAGACGCGGCTGGAAAACGCGCTGCTGGTGACGGGCTTCCCCCACGATTTCGGCCCGGGCAAGGCCAACAACCTGGACCATCTCGAGGCGCTGGTCCCCCGCAGCCGGGGCATGCGGATGCTGGGAACGGCCGCCACGGACTTGGTGTACGTGGCGTCGGGCGTGTTCGACGCCTACTGGGACCTGGACAACGCGCCGTGGGACGTGGCCGCCGGCGTGCTGCTGGTGGAAGAGGCGGGCGGCCGGGTGACGGATATGGACGGCGGCCCGCTGGATTTGATGAACCCGCGGATTTTGGCCAGCAACGGGCACCTGCACGACGAGCTGCTGGCCGTGCTGCGCCGAGGGCGCATCGCCTAG
- a CDS encoding 3-oxoacyl-ACP reductase, whose product MRLENTLSLAGRAAVVTGAARGIGRAIALQLARQGAAVVVNYRERADAAAEVVRLAQELGADAVAVQGDVSDPEAARTVVETAIARWGKVDILVNNAGIALYRLLLDTTVDQWDRIMAVHLRGAFNCTKAALPSMIRHGYGRIINIASVWGVLGAANEVAYSTAKAGLIGFTKALAKEVGRGGITVNAVAPGVIETDMLSGLTEEEKAALAEATPVGRLGRPEDVASIVGYLASPAGAFVTGQVIGADGGMT is encoded by the coding sequence ATGCGGCTCGAGAACACCTTGTCGTTGGCGGGCCGCGCCGCCGTGGTGACGGGGGCGGCGCGGGGCATCGGCCGGGCCATCGCGCTGCAGCTGGCGCGTCAAGGGGCCGCCGTCGTCGTCAACTACCGCGAGCGGGCCGACGCCGCGGCCGAAGTGGTGCGGCTGGCGCAAGAGCTGGGCGCCGACGCCGTGGCCGTGCAGGGCGACGTATCGGACCCGGAGGCGGCGCGCACCGTGGTGGAGACGGCCATCGCGCGCTGGGGCAAGGTGGACATTCTCGTCAACAACGCCGGCATCGCGCTGTACCGGCTCTTGTTGGACACGACGGTGGACCAGTGGGACCGGATCATGGCGGTGCACCTGCGCGGCGCGTTCAATTGCACCAAGGCCGCACTGCCCAGCATGATCCGCCACGGTTACGGGCGCATCATCAACATCGCCTCGGTCTGGGGCGTCCTGGGCGCCGCCAACGAAGTAGCCTACTCGACGGCCAAGGCGGGCCTCATCGGCTTCACGAAGGCGCTGGCCAAAGAAGTGGGGCGCGGCGGCATCACCGTCAACGCGGTGGCGCCGGGCGTTATCGAGACGGACATGCTAAGCGGCCTGACGGAGGAGGAAAAGGCGGCGCTGGCGGAGGCGACGCCGGTGGGGCGGCTGGGCCGGCCGGAGGACGTGGCCAGCATCGTCGGCTACCTGGCCTCGCCGGCGGGCGCGTTCGTGACGGGCCAAGTCATCGGCGCCGACGGGGGCATGACGTAA
- a CDS encoding dCTP deaminase, which produces MILNEHQILERLLTKDESRRIIVTPILDPVQQFGPSSLDVRLGPDFKVVRTSRLTHLDPLKDPAEIEGDVARYTESSVIEPGEPFVLHPGEFALASTLEFIRLPYDIAARLEGRSTWGRLGLEVHATAGFVDPGFSGALTFELKNSGQVPLPLYAGLRIAQLCFFQLSEPSRLPYRAKRYTKYAGRMGTMGSRYFQDPEYVALRNARRRGE; this is translated from the coding sequence GTGATCCTCAACGAGCACCAGATCTTGGAAAGGCTCCTGACCAAGGACGAAAGCCGGCGCATCATCGTCACCCCCATCCTCGATCCCGTGCAGCAGTTCGGGCCAAGCTCGCTGGACGTGCGTCTCGGCCCGGATTTCAAGGTGGTGCGCACGTCGCGGCTGACCCACCTCGATCCGCTGAAAGACCCGGCCGAAATCGAAGGCGACGTGGCGCGGTATACGGAAAGCAGCGTCATCGAGCCGGGCGAGCCCTTCGTCCTGCACCCGGGCGAGTTCGCCCTGGCCAGCACGCTGGAGTTTATCCGGCTGCCTTATGACATCGCGGCGCGGCTTGAGGGCCGCAGCACGTGGGGCCGCCTCGGGCTGGAGGTGCACGCCACGGCCGGTTTCGTGGATCCGGGCTTCAGCGGGGCGCTGACGTTCGAGCTGAAAAACTCGGGCCAGGTGCCGCTGCCACTCTACGCGGGGCTGCGCATCGCGCAGCTGTGCTTCTTCCAGCTGAGCGAGCCGTCCCGTCTGCCGTACCGGGCGAAGCGGTATACCAAGTACGCGGGGCGCATGGGTACGATGGGCAGCCGGTACTTCCAGGATCCGGAATACGTAGCGCTGCGCAACGCGCGCCGGCGGGGGGAGTAA
- a CDS encoding nucleoside recognition protein — protein sequence MTASIRIRAGPRRAPRESERRVNGIGEALARGLRKGVQTTILLAKAIVPAYIIVFVLAHTPVLGWIAAAAAPLLHWIGLPGEAAVPLILGLFVNLYAAIGAMASLTLTAKEMTIIAIFLSMAHSLVVETAVTSRIGVPARLALTIRLGLAVLLATIVNVAWRA from the coding sequence ATGACCGCTTCTATACGCATTCGGGCGGGCCCGCGGCGGGCCCCACGGGAGAGCGAGCGACGGGTGAACGGCATCGGCGAGGCGCTGGCGCGCGGACTTCGCAAAGGCGTGCAGACGACGATCCTGCTGGCGAAAGCCATCGTCCCGGCTTACATTATTGTCTTCGTGCTGGCGCACACCCCGGTGCTGGGCTGGATCGCCGCGGCGGCCGCGCCGCTGTTGCACTGGATCGGGCTGCCCGGCGAGGCCGCGGTGCCCCTCATCCTGGGGCTGTTCGTCAACTTGTACGCGGCCATCGGCGCCATGGCGTCGCTGACGCTGACGGCCAAGGAGATGACCATCATCGCCATCTTTCTCAGCATGGCGCATTCGCTCGTCGTGGAAACGGCGGTGACGAGCCGCATCGGTGTTCCGGCTCGCCTGGCGCTGACCATTCGGCTGGGTTTGGCGGTGCTGCTGGCGACCATCGTCAACGTCGCGTGGCGGGCATAG
- a CDS encoding transcriptional regulator MntR produces the protein MPTPSIEDYLERIYELVEEKGYARVSDIASSLDVQPSSVTRMVQRLDTQQYLIYEKYRGLTLTPKGLELGRRIKERHALLAEFLRLLGVKEADVQRDVEGIEHHVSQSTVEAIEDLVRFVQLHPEWRSAFLEFRAQQAARNE, from the coding sequence ATGCCCACGCCGAGCATTGAAGACTATCTCGAACGCATCTACGAGCTCGTCGAGGAAAAGGGATACGCCCGCGTCAGCGACATCGCGTCTTCGCTGGACGTGCAGCCCTCGTCGGTGACGCGCATGGTGCAGCGGCTCGACACGCAGCAGTACTTGATCTATGAAAAGTACCGCGGCCTCACGCTGACGCCCAAAGGGCTGGAGCTGGGGCGCCGCATCAAGGAGCGCCACGCGCTGCTGGCCGAATTCCTGCGGCTTCTGGGGGTCAAGGAAGCCGACGTGCAGCGGGACGTGGAAGGCATCGAGCACCACGTCAGCCAGAGCACGGTCGAGGCCATCGAAGACTTGGTGCGCTTCGTCCAGCTGCACCCGGAGTGGCGGTCCGCTTTCCTCGAATTCCGGGCCCAGCAGGCGGCGCGAAACGAATAA
- a CDS encoding phosphohydrolase, which produces MPAVAAREHVEKAFMDPVHGFIIVRRRWLLDLIDTPEFQRLRRIRQLGSSFGTYHGAEHTRFGHSLGALHIMERILQRLQEANGRPDEETVAVALAAALLHDVGHAPFSHALEYLLTPDTGHEQWTRRVLLEDTGITRVLRTVDGSLPEKVADVLAGRSQPAWVSRLVSSQLDVDRMDYLLRDALFTGAEYGRFQLERIIHTLVLHGDQPAVQAKGINAIEEYVLARHFMYWRVYLHKTVRGAEMLLRAALRRARQLGELPEPKTVEEYLALDDADILVALKRWTRHADPVLSDLSRRYLARRLLKPVFSVPPAELPPGAVEAAREVVARAGFDPDSYCLVDPMSNVPYTPYVPPHDGAEGSWQPILVLTAEGRLAEISKLSPLIQALAGRTVRAVNVYVPEECRAAVRAAISSLAE; this is translated from the coding sequence GTGCCGGCCGTGGCGGCGCGCGAGCACGTGGAAAAGGCGTTCATGGACCCGGTGCACGGCTTCATCATCGTCCGGCGCCGCTGGCTCTTGGACCTCATCGACACGCCGGAGTTCCAGCGGCTGCGCCGCATCCGCCAGCTTGGCTCATCGTTCGGCACCTACCACGGCGCCGAGCATACGCGCTTCGGCCACAGCCTCGGTGCCCTGCACATCATGGAACGCATCCTGCAGCGGTTGCAGGAAGCGAACGGGCGGCCGGACGAGGAAACGGTGGCCGTCGCCCTGGCTGCGGCGCTGCTGCACGACGTGGGCCACGCGCCCTTCTCGCACGCGCTGGAGTATTTGCTGACGCCGGACACGGGGCACGAGCAGTGGACGCGGCGGGTGCTGCTGGAGGATACGGGCATCACGCGCGTGTTGCGGACCGTGGACGGGTCCCTACCCGAGAAGGTGGCCGACGTGCTGGCGGGGCGGTCACAGCCGGCGTGGGTGAGCCGGCTCGTGTCGAGCCAGCTCGACGTCGACCGGATGGACTACCTGCTGCGGGACGCGCTGTTTACGGGCGCGGAGTATGGGCGCTTCCAGCTGGAGCGCATCATCCACACGCTGGTGCTCCACGGCGACCAGCCGGCGGTGCAGGCCAAGGGCATCAACGCCATTGAGGAGTACGTGCTGGCGCGACATTTCATGTACTGGCGCGTGTACCTGCACAAGACGGTGCGGGGCGCGGAAATGCTGCTGCGAGCGGCGCTGCGGCGGGCGCGACAGCTGGGAGAGCTCCCCGAGCCGAAGACGGTGGAAGAGTACCTGGCGCTGGACGACGCCGACATCCTCGTCGCGCTGAAGCGCTGGACCCGCCATGCGGACCCCGTCTTGTCCGACCTGAGCCGCCGCTACCTGGCGCGTCGTCTGCTGAAGCCGGTGTTCTCCGTGCCGCCCGCGGAGCTGCCTCCGGGTGCCGTGGAGGCGGCGCGCGAGGTGGTGGCCCGGGCCGGCTTTGATCCCGACAGCTACTGCCTGGTCGATCCGATGAGCAACGTCCCCTACACGCCTTACGTGCCGCCCCACGACGGCGCGGAAGGCTCCTGGCAGCCCATCTTGGTGTTGACCGCGGAAGGGCGCTTGGCGGAAATTTCCAAGCTGTCGCCCCTCATCCAGGCTCTTGCCGGCCGGACGGTGCGCGCCGTCAACGTGTACGTGCCGGAAGAATGCCGGGCCGCCGTCCGCGCCGCTATATCTTCCCTCGCGGAGTGA